Proteins encoded together in one Kutzneria kofuensis window:
- a CDS encoding CpaF family protein produces the protein MTRPELSDPRLTTSTNGTGPHPLPAQHLPGPAEPPHRPAGETAAVERLRSHLRTELSSQISQRIRADETAGRPPMDAPARRRLAEVILTDAAEAHAQAELRNSASGGMLLHPEVEQRVIGQVLDEVFGLAGLEPLLADTDIENININGDRVFVKYANGRRKRLPPVVGSDTELIELIRDLATRSGVEERRFDRGSPIVNFQLPGGERVSAVMAVTARPSVSIRRHRFTKVTLAELRENGTIDLALESFLKALVKAKRNILVTGGTAIGKTTMLRGLASAIPPWERLVTIEDVFELGLGEDADAHPDVVALQAREPNIEGQGEISLSDLVWQSLRMSPDRVIVGEVRGPEVIPLTNAMSMGNDGSMGTLHSSSSQGAFTKLAAYAVQGPERLPMEATNLLVAAALHFVVHLEKPRDDPSKRVVSSIREVVGADGAQIISNEVWRPDATLRAVPGAPLRTDTVDLLVEAGYDPDLFERREGWWTP, from the coding sequence ATGACCCGCCCCGAACTGAGCGATCCCCGCCTGACCACCTCGACCAACGGCACGGGCCCGCACCCGCTTCCTGCTCAGCACCTACCCGGCCCGGCCGAGCCTCCGCACCGGCCGGCCGGTGAAACCGCGGCCGTGGAACGGCTGCGCTCTCACCTGCGCACCGAGTTGTCCTCCCAAATTAGCCAGCGCATCCGAGCCGACGAAACCGCCGGTCGCCCACCGATGGACGCACCGGCGCGCCGCCGGCTGGCAGAGGTCATCCTGACCGATGCGGCCGAGGCGCACGCCCAAGCCGAGCTGCGCAACTCCGCCTCGGGCGGCATGCTGCTGCACCCCGAGGTCGAGCAGCGCGTGATCGGCCAAGTTCTCGACGAGGTCTTCGGCCTCGCCGGCCTGGAGCCGCTGCTGGCCGATACCGACATCGAAAACATCAACATCAACGGCGACCGCGTCTTCGTCAAGTACGCCAACGGCCGCCGCAAGCGTTTGCCGCCGGTGGTCGGCTCGGACACCGAGCTGATCGAACTCATCCGCGACCTGGCCACCCGTAGCGGCGTGGAGGAGCGCCGCTTCGACCGCGGCAGCCCGATCGTGAACTTCCAGTTGCCCGGCGGTGAGCGCGTCTCGGCGGTCATGGCGGTGACCGCGCGGCCATCGGTGTCGATCCGCCGGCACCGGTTCACCAAGGTCACGCTGGCCGAACTGCGCGAGAACGGGACGATCGATCTCGCCCTGGAGAGCTTCCTGAAAGCCCTGGTGAAGGCGAAGCGGAACATTCTCGTCACCGGCGGCACGGCGATCGGCAAGACGACCATGCTGCGGGGCCTGGCCTCGGCCATCCCGCCGTGGGAGCGGCTGGTGACGATCGAGGACGTCTTCGAGCTCGGCCTCGGTGAGGACGCCGATGCGCACCCGGACGTGGTCGCGCTGCAGGCCCGCGAACCGAACATCGAAGGTCAAGGGGAAATCTCGCTGTCGGACCTGGTGTGGCAGTCCCTGCGCATGTCGCCGGACCGGGTCATCGTCGGCGAGGTCCGCGGCCCCGAGGTCATCCCGCTGACCAACGCGATGTCCATGGGCAACGACGGCAGCATGGGCACCCTGCACTCCTCCAGCAGCCAGGGCGCGTTCACCAAGCTCGCCGCCTACGCCGTCCAAGGCCCTGAGCGCCTGCCCATGGAGGCCACCAACCTGCTGGTCGCCGCCGCGCTGCACTTCGTGGTCCACCTGGAAAAGCCCCGCGACGACCCGAGTAAGCGCGTCGTGTCCTCTATCCGCGAAGTCGTCGGCGCCGATGGCGCCCAGATCATCAGCAACGAGGTCTGGCGCCCGGACGCCACCCTTCGTGCCGTACCGGGTGCGCCACTGCGCACCGACACCGTCGACCTGCTCGTCGAAGCGGGCTACGACCCGGACCTGTTCGAGCGGCGCGAAGGGTGGTGGACCCCATGA
- a CDS encoding type II secretion system F family protein, whose product MTTTAALFGLLGAGVAVGALLIAVGLRGRPARPATPSRLNTWLAARHDRKQVGLLVVAVLAGLALGAVTGWVVGAILTVVAVIGLPRILGSNVDYKRQLERIEAIAGWTEMLRDTLVAAAGLEQAILATAPACPEAIREEITELAVRLERGERLAPSLRHLADQLRDPTADLVISALVLAAEHQARQLADLLGELAGEAREQASMRMRVEAGRARTRTSVRVVVITTLVFAIGLVLLNRGYLAPYDSAFGQIMLLLVGALFTAAFAWLARIVRLREPERFLTELTTIRPHGAEVDVDDLLIGKETSS is encoded by the coding sequence ATGACCACCACTGCCGCCTTGTTCGGCCTGCTCGGTGCCGGCGTGGCCGTCGGGGCCCTGCTCATCGCCGTCGGGCTGCGCGGTCGGCCCGCTCGTCCGGCGACGCCGTCGCGGCTGAACACCTGGTTGGCCGCACGGCACGACCGTAAACAGGTCGGCCTGCTCGTCGTGGCCGTGCTCGCCGGGCTGGCGCTCGGCGCGGTCACCGGCTGGGTGGTCGGCGCCATCCTGACCGTGGTCGCGGTGATTGGCCTGCCGCGGATCCTTGGCTCGAACGTCGACTACAAGCGTCAGCTCGAACGCATCGAGGCGATCGCCGGGTGGACGGAGATGCTGCGCGACACCCTGGTGGCCGCGGCCGGGCTGGAGCAGGCCATCCTCGCCACCGCCCCGGCTTGCCCGGAGGCGATCCGCGAGGAGATCACCGAGCTGGCCGTCCGGCTGGAGCGCGGCGAACGCCTCGCGCCGTCGCTGCGTCACCTCGCCGACCAGCTGCGGGATCCGACCGCCGACCTGGTGATCTCCGCGCTCGTGCTGGCTGCCGAGCACCAGGCCCGGCAGCTGGCCGACCTGCTCGGTGAACTGGCCGGCGAGGCCCGTGAACAGGCGTCGATGCGCATGCGGGTCGAAGCCGGCCGCGCCCGCACCCGGACCAGCGTGCGGGTCGTCGTGATCACGACGCTCGTCTTCGCGATCGGGCTGGTGCTGCTCAACCGCGGCTACCTCGCCCCCTACGACTCCGCGTTCGGGCAGATCATGCTGCTGCTCGTCGGCGCGCTGTTCACGGCCGCTTTTGCGTGGCTCGCGCGGATTGTGCGCCTGCGTGAACCCGAGAGGTTCCTGACCGAGCTGACCACGATCCGCCCGCACGGCGCCGAGGTGGACGTCGATGACCTGCTCATCGGGAAGGAAACGTCGTCATGA
- a CDS encoding type II secretion system F family protein — MWGAGLGIGLWALVVYVFPPRPPLRALVDRLHAAPARPPILAADSDGWALRVGRPFVKPLAALGLPNRKLRNDLAVTGKSVQHHLAEKATLALTGLLLPILMQLLLVVVDVGLSWEVPAVASLLFALGGFLFPDINVRQEAERRRSTFRHALTAYLNLIRVLLAGGAGVDGALSDAVGIGKGWAFQQLRRALVTAKLTRTTPWSTLGQLGTELDVHQLSELAASVSLAGTEGARVRASLAAKAAALRTRELTDAEGDAQAATERMSLPVVMLFIGFLIFIGFPALASVLAGL, encoded by the coding sequence GTGTGGGGCGCCGGGCTCGGCATCGGCCTGTGGGCACTGGTGGTCTACGTGTTCCCGCCACGGCCACCACTGCGGGCCTTGGTCGACCGGCTGCACGCAGCTCCCGCACGGCCGCCCATCCTCGCTGCGGACTCCGATGGCTGGGCACTGCGCGTGGGCCGTCCGTTCGTCAAGCCCCTGGCCGCGCTCGGGTTGCCCAACCGCAAGCTCCGCAATGATCTCGCCGTCACCGGCAAGAGCGTCCAACATCACTTGGCCGAGAAGGCCACGTTGGCGCTGACCGGTCTGCTGTTGCCGATCCTGATGCAGCTGCTGCTTGTCGTGGTCGACGTCGGGCTCTCCTGGGAGGTTCCGGCGGTCGCCAGCCTGCTCTTCGCGCTCGGCGGGTTCCTGTTCCCGGACATCAACGTCCGGCAGGAAGCCGAGCGCCGTCGCTCCACCTTCCGGCACGCGCTGACGGCCTATCTCAACCTGATCCGGGTCCTGCTGGCCGGCGGCGCTGGTGTCGATGGCGCGCTGTCGGATGCCGTCGGCATCGGCAAGGGCTGGGCCTTCCAACAGCTGCGCCGCGCGCTGGTCACCGCCAAGCTGACCCGCACCACACCCTGGTCGACCCTCGGCCAGCTCGGCACCGAGCTCGACGTGCACCAGCTCTCCGAGCTCGCCGCCTCAGTCAGCCTCGCGGGCACCGAAGGCGCCCGCGTCCGTGCCAGCCTCGCGGCCAAAGCCGCCGCCCTGCGCACTCGTGAGCTCACCGACGCCGAAGGCGACGCTCAGGCAGCCACCGAACGGATGAGCCTTCCCGTGGTGATGCTGTTCATCGGATTCCTGATCTTCATCGGGTTTCCCGCTCTTGCCAGCGTGTTGGCCGGCCTATGA
- a CDS encoding TadE/TadG family type IV pilus assembly protein, which translates to MPRPDTAHHLPDPPRWARVRAALRRLRADQRGAGTAELVVATPLLLLLILLIAQFALYMHASHIAQAAASEALSAARVSGGSAAAGNTEGQRVLAQLGSGPLQGTSVNVQRGATQASVTVTGTVINVIPFATFTVHAEAVGPVEKFTPPSGTGAVTP; encoded by the coding sequence ATGCCTCGTCCCGACACGGCACACCACCTGCCCGACCCTCCGCGCTGGGCACGGGTGCGGGCCGCGCTGCGCCGACTTCGAGCGGATCAGCGAGGCGCCGGCACGGCCGAACTCGTCGTCGCGACCCCGCTGCTGTTGTTGCTGATTTTGCTCATCGCTCAGTTCGCGCTGTACATGCACGCCAGCCACATCGCCCAAGCCGCCGCGTCCGAGGCGCTGTCCGCGGCGCGGGTCTCCGGTGGCAGCGCCGCCGCGGGCAACACCGAAGGGCAACGTGTCCTCGCGCAGCTGGGAAGCGGCCCGTTGCAAGGAACGTCAGTGAACGTCCAGCGCGGAGCCACCCAAGCATCCGTGACGGTCACCGGGACCGTGATCAACGTAATCCCGTTCGCAACCTTCACGGTCCACGCCGAAGCCGTTGGGCCCGTGGAGAAATTTACTCCGCCGAGCGGAACCGGGGCGGTGACACCATGA
- a CDS encoding TadE/TadG family type IV pilus assembly protein: MTAAYGLPAFADAARRRIRTLHRDERGSAAAELTLLTPLLIVLLLFVVFCGRLADTKLRINDVAHQAARAATLARSPSQATSNAQATASAALASAGITCQSLSVSTDTQGLKPGSTVTVTVSCSVGLGDLTSLGVPGSRTFESSFSSPVDVWRGTSTLAQAGGAP; this comes from the coding sequence ATGACCGCAGCCTACGGTCTCCCAGCGTTCGCAGACGCCGCCCGTCGGCGAATTCGTACGCTGCACCGGGACGAACGAGGCTCCGCCGCGGCCGAACTCACGCTCCTGACGCCGCTGCTGATCGTGCTGTTGTTGTTCGTCGTGTTCTGCGGCCGGCTGGCCGACACCAAACTGCGGATCAACGACGTCGCCCACCAGGCTGCCCGTGCCGCCACCCTGGCCCGCAGCCCATCGCAAGCAACCTCCAACGCCCAGGCCACCGCCAGCGCAGCCTTGGCCTCCGCTGGGATCACCTGCCAATCACTGTCGGTGTCCACCGATACCCAGGGACTCAAGCCCGGCTCGACGGTGACCGTCACCGTGTCGTGCAGCGTCGGTCTGGGGGACCTGACCTCGCTGGGCGTGCCCGGCAGTCGGACGTTCGAATCCAGCTTCTCCTCACCGGTCGACGTGTGGCGTGGCACCTCGACGCTGGCCCAAGCGGGAGGCGCGCCATGA
- a CDS encoding TadE/TadG family type IV pilus assembly protein yields the protein MRPIAVLRRRMYRLHEDEDGRVTAFVVVIAIAALLFAGLVLDGGLALAAKVRAIGEAQEAARAGAQEIDLTAYRADGTLRLVPQQASTAARNYLAAAGHTGTVSVAGNTVNVTVSITQPTQLLGLAGIGSITVTGAGQAQPQRGISGVLP from the coding sequence ATGAGGCCAATCGCTGTGCTGCGACGCCGGATGTACCGGCTGCACGAGGATGAGGACGGCCGAGTGACTGCCTTCGTCGTCGTCATCGCGATCGCCGCCCTGCTGTTCGCCGGGCTCGTCCTCGACGGCGGACTTGCCCTGGCCGCCAAGGTCCGCGCGATCGGCGAGGCGCAGGAAGCCGCCCGAGCCGGCGCCCAGGAAATCGACCTGACTGCCTACCGCGCCGACGGCACCCTGCGTCTGGTCCCACAACAAGCCAGTACGGCGGCCCGGAACTACCTTGCCGCGGCAGGCCACACCGGCACGGTGTCCGTCGCCGGCAACACGGTCAACGTGACGGTCAGCATCACCCAGCCCACGCAGCTGCTGGGTCTGGCCGGCATCGGCTCGATCACGGTCACCGGAGCCGGGCAAGCCCAACCGCAACGCGGAATCTCCGGAGTACTCCCATGA
- a CDS encoding LysM peptidoglycan-binding domain-containing protein, giving the protein MTAHSHFSRRKLTQPSPGRPAWWLLSATIRFVRGLLALVVLLALVAGLPWALVRFVGWPLPNHVPTWDEIQAILLNPMSAEFLLDTLAVLCWIVWFFFALDVARCTVDAARGITWPQVRPPGPLHGLAAALIGTIVLTLLGSRTSSTAPTTAIATLAGDLAPVAVVAPLTPGPATATTVHLATAVQPTTTMVIDRNAPAPPGMVQVTEEVLLPHDGIYDSLWRVAERIYGPGGGSRWPELFQLNRGVEQPDGRALTNPNLVRPGWKITAYVPTPPDDHPPGEQQQVPPQQPPPPTSTAPTTPPPSTQPAPATTQTPAATRDAGDHGSSNQSGSGLDLLTGAFVGLGLAGAITTAMVSARMWRRRRYRVGSGDRADLQRPIAPVVRALRAAHDDDQQSGDDVEFVDLAPAPPRIHITAAGSLEPDDEPIPVPTRIGVRGGHELALNLASTRGSAA; this is encoded by the coding sequence GTGACCGCACACTCGCACTTCTCGCGCCGGAAGCTGACGCAACCGAGCCCAGGCCGCCCCGCCTGGTGGCTGCTGTCCGCCACGATCCGGTTCGTCCGCGGTCTGCTCGCGCTCGTCGTCCTCCTTGCGCTCGTCGCCGGCCTGCCCTGGGCACTGGTGCGCTTTGTCGGCTGGCCACTGCCCAACCACGTACCGACCTGGGATGAGATCCAGGCCATCCTGCTCAACCCGATGAGCGCGGAGTTTCTGCTCGACACCTTGGCGGTGCTGTGCTGGATCGTCTGGTTCTTCTTCGCCCTGGACGTCGCGCGCTGCACCGTCGACGCGGCACGCGGGATCACCTGGCCGCAGGTCCGTCCGCCCGGCCCGCTGCACGGGCTGGCCGCGGCGCTGATCGGCACCATCGTGCTGACCCTGCTCGGCAGCCGGACCTCGTCCACGGCGCCGACCACCGCCATTGCCACGCTGGCCGGCGACCTCGCCCCCGTCGCCGTCGTGGCACCGCTCACGCCAGGCCCCGCCACGGCAACCACCGTGCACCTGGCCACCGCAGTCCAACCAACGACCACGATGGTCATCGATCGGAACGCGCCCGCCCCGCCGGGCATGGTGCAGGTCACCGAGGAGGTCCTGCTTCCCCACGACGGGATCTACGACAGCCTGTGGCGGGTCGCCGAACGCATCTACGGTCCTGGCGGCGGCAGCCGCTGGCCCGAGCTGTTCCAGCTCAACCGCGGCGTCGAACAACCCGACGGCCGCGCGCTCACCAACCCGAACCTCGTGCGACCCGGCTGGAAGATCACCGCCTACGTCCCAACTCCGCCCGACGACCATCCGCCCGGCGAGCAGCAGCAGGTGCCGCCCCAGCAACCCCCACCGCCGACGAGCACCGCACCGACCACACCACCGCCATCAACCCAGCCAGCGCCGGCCACCACCCAGACACCGGCCGCGACGAGGGATGCCGGCGACCACGGCAGCAGCAACCAGTCCGGATCGGGGCTGGACCTGCTGACTGGGGCGTTCGTCGGCCTGGGCCTCGCCGGAGCGATCACCACCGCCATGGTGTCGGCTCGGATGTGGCGACGCCGCCGCTACCGCGTAGGCAGCGGCGACCGCGCCGACCTGCAGCGCCCCATCGCGCCGGTAGTTCGCGCCCTGCGCGCCGCGCACGACGACGACCAGCAGTCGGGCGACGACGTGGAGTTCGTCGACCTCGCACCGGCCCCGCCACGGATCCATATCACGGCCGCCGGATCCCTGGAACCCGACGACGAACCGATCCCAGTCCCCACGCGGATCGGCGTGCGGGGTGGGCATGAGCTCGCCCTGAACCTCGCCAGCACCCGCGGCTCTGCCGCATAA
- a CDS encoding DUF7178 family protein encodes MSHENIVWHWEQATPDEIAQGMRWYADAHHVATAIANGDAHLGAGMLAIYSPQQGWIGNVLNAARVLREGKGIGGPGSGMFATTGQKRAADRLLAGERYEDILNGPKIRDFAHLIEFGGDQDPDNPRVVIDRHALSVAHGRALTSEEYDSAPVNGFRRKDGTVSRRQYDHVVSLYRRAAELISARTGQRVSAHQVQAVTWLARQRLNQEAEQRRGPNRLDRGRNRARANSERAWNDFRTVYLPHLANFPGTGYQSAA; translated from the coding sequence GTGAGCCACGAAAACATCGTGTGGCACTGGGAACAGGCCACACCCGACGAAATCGCGCAAGGAATGCGCTGGTATGCCGACGCGCACCACGTGGCAACCGCCATCGCGAACGGCGACGCCCATCTCGGCGCCGGAATGCTCGCGATCTACTCACCCCAGCAAGGATGGATCGGCAACGTCCTTAATGCCGCTCGCGTACTGCGCGAGGGTAAGGGAATCGGCGGGCCCGGTTCCGGCATGTTCGCCACAACCGGCCAGAAACGCGCCGCTGACCGGTTGCTCGCCGGTGAGCGGTACGAGGACATCCTGAACGGTCCCAAGATCCGCGACTTCGCCCACCTGATCGAGTTCGGCGGAGATCAGGACCCGGACAACCCGCGCGTGGTGATCGACCGGCACGCGCTGTCAGTGGCGCACGGTCGCGCGCTCACCTCCGAGGAGTACGACTCCGCGCCGGTCAACGGGTTCCGTCGCAAGGACGGAACGGTTTCCCGGCGGCAGTACGACCACGTGGTGAGCCTGTACCGCCGTGCCGCGGAGCTGATCTCCGCACGCACGGGACAACGGGTCTCGGCACACCAGGTGCAGGCCGTGACCTGGCTCGCCCGTCAACGGCTCAACCAGGAAGCCGAACAACGGCGCGGCCCCAACCGGCTGGACCGGGGACGCAACCGGGCCCGCGCGAATTCCGAACGCGCGTGGAACGACTTCCGAACCGTCTACCTGCCCCATCTGGCCAACTTTCCCGGCACGGGCTACCAGTCAGCCGCCTAA
- a CDS encoding phosphoadenosine phosphosulfate reductase domain-containing protein, which translates to MPDLAAYDVILVNSSGGKDSQAMLDEVCVLAESAGVLDRITVLHCALGHVEWPGTSELARAQAEHYGVRYEQRHREQGLLLDQVRRRGRWPSASARYCTSDQKRGPARKLITQLVAELGDLGRPARVLNCMGLRAEESRARLKKARLSRDEAASSGRRTVDTWLPIHDWTETQVWQRIHASGVPYHPAYDQGMTRLSCSLCVLASRADLVRAAQLRPELAAEYAELEAEIGHRFRNDLSMADIITAAAQATTAERTEEAATIDLGEGRLWWPRFERQSDRYGTVFLLTGPDAEDYVSFDNAPVGQPGRLVAIVVETRRSGHCGDIARSLAPVTPSVGEEITLGAGTLFTDADDDLGVRTAVGLVPDDGRDTDWLDPRALYRCHNQTVRLELRIGSHTNKRARDTTSRAA; encoded by the coding sequence ATGCCGGACCTCGCCGCCTATGACGTCATCCTCGTCAACAGCAGCGGCGGTAAGGACTCACAAGCAATGCTCGACGAGGTCTGCGTTCTCGCCGAGTCCGCGGGAGTTCTCGATCGCATCACGGTCCTGCACTGCGCGCTCGGCCACGTCGAGTGGCCCGGTACCAGTGAACTCGCCCGCGCCCAGGCTGAGCACTACGGGGTGCGCTACGAACAACGCCACCGCGAGCAAGGGCTGCTCCTCGACCAGGTTCGCCGCCGCGGGCGTTGGCCTTCGGCCTCGGCTCGCTACTGCACTTCGGACCAGAAGCGAGGTCCTGCAAGGAAACTCATCACGCAACTGGTCGCCGAGCTCGGTGATCTGGGCCGTCCGGCCCGCGTGCTGAACTGCATGGGCCTGCGCGCTGAGGAATCGCGGGCACGGCTGAAGAAGGCTCGTCTGAGCCGTGACGAGGCCGCCAGCAGCGGCCGACGCACCGTCGACACCTGGCTTCCGATCCACGACTGGACCGAAACCCAGGTATGGCAACGCATCCATGCGTCCGGCGTGCCGTACCACCCAGCCTACGACCAGGGCATGACCCGGCTGTCGTGCTCCCTCTGCGTACTTGCCAGCCGCGCGGATCTCGTTCGCGCCGCGCAACTACGCCCGGAACTGGCTGCTGAGTACGCCGAGCTGGAAGCCGAGATCGGGCACCGGTTCCGCAACGACCTGTCCATGGCCGACATCATCACCGCCGCCGCGCAAGCCACAACCGCGGAACGCACCGAGGAGGCAGCCACGATCGACCTCGGCGAGGGCCGACTGTGGTGGCCGAGGTTCGAGCGCCAGTCCGACCGTTACGGCACCGTGTTCCTGCTCACCGGCCCGGACGCCGAGGACTACGTCTCGTTCGACAACGCACCCGTCGGACAGCCGGGACGACTCGTCGCGATCGTGGTCGAGACCCGCCGCTCCGGCCACTGTGGCGACATCGCGCGGTCCCTCGCACCCGTCACGCCCTCGGTCGGTGAGGAGATCACGCTCGGCGCCGGTACGTTGTTCACCGACGCTGATGATGATCTCGGCGTACGCACCGCCGTCGGCCTCGTGCCGGACGACGGCCGGGACACCGACTGGCTCGACCCGCGCGCCTTGTACCGCTGCCACAACCAGACCGTGCGGCTCGAACTCCGCATCGGCAGCCACACCAACAAGCGCGCACGTGACACGACGTCACGCGCAGCCTGA
- the dprA gene encoding DNA-processing protein DprA has protein sequence MPSLDELHARLFLLRAAEPPAPAIHQYVAVHGPVDALARIRHGTAPGAVLGEVTRPEARIDDDLRALDDGTARLLTPEDGDWPLGRLTGLASLGVPLALWVRGSGSLAELTSLAVTVTGARASSAYGNTIAADLGYELARVGVTVVSGGGLGVDEEAHRSALAADGRTIVVLANGVDLTHPHQHARLYQTIIEKGGLLVSEYPIGTPPARIRFHARCRLLAALAAATVIVEAGQRSGALAVARAAGELGRRVYGVPGPIHSVTSKGVNELLRTGAATVASSVEHINYQEGVR, from the coding sequence ATGCCTTCACTCGATGAACTGCACGCCAGGCTGTTCCTGCTGCGCGCAGCCGAACCACCAGCACCCGCCATCCACCAGTACGTCGCCGTCCACGGGCCGGTCGACGCCCTCGCGCGCATCCGGCACGGCACCGCCCCCGGCGCCGTCCTCGGCGAAGTCACCCGGCCCGAAGCCCGGATCGACGACGACCTGCGGGCCCTCGACGACGGCACGGCGCGCTTGCTCACGCCCGAAGACGGCGACTGGCCGCTCGGGCGGCTGACCGGCCTGGCCAGCCTCGGCGTCCCGCTCGCGCTGTGGGTGCGCGGTAGCGGCTCGTTGGCCGAGCTCACCAGCCTCGCCGTCACGGTCACCGGCGCACGTGCCTCCTCGGCGTACGGAAACACGATCGCCGCGGACCTCGGCTACGAACTCGCCCGCGTCGGGGTGACCGTCGTCAGCGGCGGCGGCCTCGGCGTGGACGAGGAAGCGCACCGCAGCGCACTGGCTGCTGACGGCCGGACGATCGTCGTACTCGCCAACGGCGTCGACCTCACCCATCCGCACCAGCACGCACGGCTCTACCAGACCATCATCGAGAAGGGCGGATTGCTGGTCAGCGAATACCCAATCGGCACACCACCCGCCCGCATCCGGTTCCACGCGCGGTGCCGGCTGCTGGCTGCTCTCGCCGCGGCGACCGTCATCGTCGAGGCAGGACAGCGCAGCGGCGCCCTCGCCGTCGCCCGTGCCGCTGGAGAACTCGGCCGCCGGGTCTACGGCGTGCCGGGCCCGATCCACTCCGTGACGTCGAAGGGCGTAAACGAGTTGCTCCGCACCGGCGCCGCCACGGTGGCCAGCTCGGTCGAGCACATCAACTACCAGGAGGGAGTGCGATGA
- a CDS encoding M48 family metallopeptidase: MTGPDAFRAALAALDLPHEWQVEVAIRPRRRKTGIQVNPGGGVAVLIPPTAAPEQVARFVGSHRRWITEKVESATRLAPDHAVKQFVDGEEFNLLGQRYRLHLVDAPPAGTAQLPLITSDGILSVRRQRPELVRRAVIGLYQQVGLAWLHREGRQYELDGHITGLTYAVRDLGRRRWGIYEGPPKHATTLHWAVFGLPTRLIEYVFAHEQAHATRPGGQPHGRAWQRRMYFWMPDWRQRQAELAEVGRHCWLGDHQERTGG; this comes from the coding sequence ATGACCGGCCCTGACGCCTTCCGGGCCGCCCTGGCCGCCCTCGACCTGCCGCACGAGTGGCAGGTCGAGGTGGCCATCCGCCCACGACGGCGCAAGACCGGCATCCAGGTCAATCCGGGAGGCGGTGTCGCCGTGCTGATCCCACCGACGGCCGCCCCCGAGCAGGTTGCGCGGTTCGTCGGCAGCCATCGTCGATGGATCACCGAGAAGGTCGAGAGCGCCACCCGGTTGGCCCCAGATCACGCGGTCAAGCAGTTCGTCGACGGCGAGGAGTTCAACCTGCTCGGCCAGCGCTACCGGCTCCATCTCGTCGATGCCCCGCCCGCGGGCACCGCACAGCTGCCTCTGATCACGTCTGACGGCATCCTCTCCGTGCGGAGACAGCGGCCAGAGCTGGTCCGCCGGGCGGTGATCGGGCTGTACCAGCAGGTCGGCCTCGCCTGGTTGCACCGCGAGGGACGCCAGTACGAACTGGATGGCCACATCACCGGTCTGACCTACGCAGTTCGCGACCTCGGCCGGCGCCGCTGGGGCATCTACGAGGGACCGCCGAAGCACGCGACGACGTTGCACTGGGCCGTGTTCGGCCTGCCGACACGGCTCATCGAGTACGTGTTCGCGCACGAACAGGCTCACGCCACCCGGCCCGGCGGACAACCCCACGGCCGCGCTTGGCAACGGCGGATGTACTTCTGGATGCCCGACTGGCGGCAGCGACAGGCCGAACTCGCCGAGGTTGGCCGTCACTGCTGGCTCGGGGACCACCAGGAGCGCACCGGTGGTTAG
- a CDS encoding SLATT domain-containing protein: MTALVAAAGAFLGVRLSVRGGDRATVQREKAARREEWWRRFTWAAELALDESPAKRATGLRMLTQLAQSELAQRDEYLILDAFPGRVLDEMASGPVETTTQEQIAAAQLRLVLDRKLGHDTPDYVRRIAGESRFYRTAARRSRRIHAALQASALTGAIIAASLAGAGAGNSSLLRVAAVMMTLTAAILGFMTCYKFRDRAINLAQTADKLDTDSSSAN; the protein is encoded by the coding sequence ATGACGGCATTGGTTGCCGCGGCCGGGGCGTTTTTGGGCGTGCGCCTGTCCGTACGTGGCGGCGACCGAGCCACGGTACAACGAGAGAAAGCCGCCCGCCGCGAGGAGTGGTGGCGCCGCTTCACCTGGGCTGCTGAGCTCGCTCTTGACGAGTCACCCGCCAAGCGGGCAACCGGACTACGAATGCTGACGCAGCTTGCCCAATCGGAGCTTGCTCAGCGCGACGAGTACCTCATTCTGGATGCGTTCCCTGGGCGCGTGCTGGACGAGATGGCAAGCGGTCCCGTCGAAACGACAACCCAGGAACAGATTGCGGCGGCACAACTGCGATTGGTTCTTGATCGAAAGCTAGGACATGACACGCCGGACTATGTCAGACGCATAGCCGGCGAAAGTCGCTTTTATCGGACGGCAGCACGGCGGAGCCGGCGCATACATGCCGCTCTTCAAGCTAGCGCCCTCACTGGCGCGATTATTGCCGCAAGTCTCGCCGGTGCTGGAGCGGGCAATTCATCGCTTCTCCGGGTTGCGGCGGTCATGATGACCTTGACCGCCGCCATCCTCGGGTTCATGACCTGCTACAAGTTCAGAGACAGAGCGATAAATCTCGCACAGACTGCCGATAAATTGGACACTGATTCTTCTTCCGCCAATTAA